A window from Megalobrama amblycephala isolate DHTTF-2021 linkage group LG21, ASM1881202v1, whole genome shotgun sequence encodes these proteins:
- the map4k3a gene encoding mitogen-activated protein kinase kinase kinase kinase 3 isoform X1 — MNSSFDLSRRNPQEDFELIQRIGSGTYGDVYKARNVTTGELAAIKVIKLEPGEDFAVVQQEIIMMKDCKHSNIVAYFGSYLRRDKLWICMEYCGGGSLQDIYHVTGPLTESQIAYVTRETLQGLYYLHNKGKMHRDIKGANILLTDNGYVKLADFGVSAQITATLAKRKSFIGTPYWMAPEVAAVERKGGYNHLCDIWAVGITAIELAELQPPMFDLHPMRALFLMTKSNFQPPKLKDKVKWTNNFHNFVKLALTKNPKKRPPADKLLQHPFVSQPLSRILAIELLDKANNPDHSSFTDLDDDDPEPEPPVSVPHRIRSTSRTSREGKTLSEINFGQVEFDPPITTETKPHHEPPDTDDFLDCAEEIYYTARSNLDLQMDYGQGSPKGSIMGGNKSLLKSVEEELQQRGHEAHLEDDDEVEDDGDDHDDELQHTKNSTMRPKVPPPLPPKPKPSPGPHQSPSGDHDGNQGTIKRCPGPESPARSSTNVPPRPPPPRLPATKLSSLGNETSREENDPWEVQGDAGMCSQFDERLQVSFDDEEDHNEEGDSNGISPSEHSPSTERQSTMPPAVPIPKDKKDFLKPISNGLPPTPKVHMGACFSKVFNGCPLKIHCATSWINPDTRDQYLIFGAEEGIYTLNLNELHETSMEQLFPRRCTWLYVMSNSLLSISGKACHLYSHSLSGLFEHARQMQKLPVAIPTHRFPDKMIPRKFSVSNKIPETKGCQKCCVVRNPYTGHKYLCGAFQSSVVLFEWVESMQKFMLVKSIDFPLPCPLEVFEMLVVPEHQYPLICIAVSKGMELNQVVRFETLNPNSTSNWFDSDTPQSCVMHVTQLERDTILVCLDRCIKIVNLQGRLKSSRKLSAELTFNFQIESIVCLQDSVLAFWRHGMQGRSFKSNEITQEISDNSRIFRLLGSDRVVVLESRPTDNPTAQSNLYILAGHENSY; from the exons GAGAGATAAATTATGGATATGTATGGAATACTGTGGGGGAGGCTCATTGCAAGACATATATCACG TTACTGGGCCGCTAACAGAATCACAGATAGCATATGTAACAAGAGAAACCCTTCAG GGTTTATATTACCTACACAACAAAGGAAAGATGCATCGAGACATAAAG ggTGCCAATATTTTATTGACGGACAATGGTTATGTCAAGCTAG CTGATTTTGGTGTATCTGCACAGATCACAGCCACACTAGCTAAAAGAAAATCCTTCATTGGGACTCCTTATTG GATGGCCCCAGAAGTGGCCGCTGTGGAGAGGAAAGGAGGCTACAATCATCTGTGTGACATCTGGGCTGTGGGCATCACTGCTATTGAACTAGCTGAACTGCAACCTCCCATGTTTGATCTTCATCCAATGAG AGCTCTGTTTTTGATGACGAAAAGCAACTTTCAACCTCCCAAATTAAAAGACAAAGTTAAATG GACCAATAATTTCCACAATTTTGTGAAATTGGCGTTGACGAAAAATCCAAAGAAACGGCCACCAGCTGACAAGTTATTGCAG CATCCCTTTGTGTCCCAACCGTTGAGTCGTATTTTGGCGATTGAGCTGCTGGATAAAGCGAACAACCCCGACCACTCGTCCTTCACAGACCTGGATGATGACGACCCCGAGCCAGAG cccccAGTGTCTGTTCCACATCGGATTCGCTCAACAAGCCGTACCAGTAGGGAGGGGAAGACTCTGTCAGAGATTAACT TCGGTCAGGTGGAGTTTGACCCTCCTATAACAACAGAGACGAAACCGCATCATGAACCG CCCGACACTGACGATTTTTTGGACTGTGCCGAAGAAATATACTACACTGCAAGATCTAATCtg gatttaCAGATGGATTATGGGCAAGGATCCCCTAAAGGCTCCATCATGGGAGGAAATAA GAGCCTCTTGAAATCTGTTGAAGAGGAGCTGCAACAGAG GGGGCATGAGGCTCATTTGGAGGATGATGATGAGGTTGAAGATGATGGTGATGATCATGATGATGAATTGCAACA CACGAAAAACTCTACCATGAGGCCTAAGGTCCCCCCACCGCTTCCTCCCAAG CCAAAGCCCAGTCCTGGACCTCATCAAAGCCCATCTGGTGATCATGACGGTAACCAGGGCACAATAAAGCGCTGCCCGGGGCCTGAAAGCCCGGCTCGATCATCCACCAACGTACCCCCTCGACCTCCGCCTCCTCGACTGCCTGCAACCAAGCTCAGCAGTTTAGGTAATGAGACCAGTCGGGAAGAAAATGACCCGTGGGAAGTCCAGGGGGATGCTGGGATGTGTAGTCAGTTCGACGAAAGGCTGCAGGTCTCGTTTGACGACGAGGAAGATCATAATGAGGAAGGAGACA GCAATGGAATTAGCCCATCTGAACATTCGCCCTCAACGGAGAGACAGTCCACAATGCCCCCTGCTGTTCCTATACCAAAGGACAAGAAAGATTTTCTA AAGCCCATCAGCAATGGTCTCCCTCCAACTCCAAAAGTTCAT ATGGGAGCATGTTTCTCTAAAGTCTTTAATGGCTGTCCATTAAAAATACACTGCGCTACCTCATGGATCAATCCAGACACACGAG ACCAGTATCTGATATTTGGAGCAGAGGAAGGTATCTACACCTTAAACCTTAATGAGCTGCACGAGACGTCCATGGAGCAG CTTTTCCCCAGGAGATGTACTTGGCTGTATGTCATGAGCAACAGCCTGCTATCAATATCCG GAAAAGCATGTCATCTTTACTCTCACAGTCTGTCTGGCCTGTTTGAGCATGCTCGACAAATGCAGAAACTCCCTGTTGCCATACCAACACACAGATTTCCTGACAAAATGATCCCCAG gAAATTCTCAGTGTCCAATAAGATCCCTGAAACAAAAGGGTGTCAGAAGTGCTGTGTAG TGAGGAATCCTTATACCGGTCACAAGTACCTGTGCGGTGCCTTTCAGTCCAGTGTTGTCCTTTTTGAGTGGGTGGAGTCCATGCAGAAATTCATGTTGGTCAAG AGCATAGACTTCCCCCTGCCGTGTCCGCTGGAGGTGTTTGAGATGCTGGTGGTTCCAGAGCATCAGTATCCtctcatctgcatagctgtgagcAAAGGGATGGAGCTTAATCAGGTGGTGCGGTTTGAGACACTCAATCCCAACTCTACCTCCAACTGGTTCGACTCTG ATACCCCTCAGAGTTGTGTGATGCATGTGACCCAGCTGGAGAGAGATACAATTTTAGTCTGCTTGGATC GGTGCATTAAGATTGTGAATTTGCAAGGTCGGTTAAAGTCCAGTCGAAAACTCTCAGCAGAACTGACTTTTAACTTCCAGATTGAATCAATAG TTTGCCTTCAAGACAGTGTGTTGGCCTTCTGGAGACATGGCATGCAAGGACGCAGCTTCAAGTCCAATGAG ATTACACAGGAGATTTCTGACAACTCAAGGATATTTAGACTGCTGGGTTCAGACAG AGTGGTGGTTTTGGAGAGCCGGCCAACAGACAATCCAACAGCACAGAGCAATCTCTACATCCTCGCAGGCCACGAAAACAGCTACTGA
- the map4k3a gene encoding mitogen-activated protein kinase kinase kinase kinase 3 isoform X7 — translation MNSSFDLSRRNPQEDFELIQRIGSGTYGDVYKARNVTTGELAAIKVIKLEPGEDFAVVQQEIIMMKDCKHSNIVAYFGSYLRRDKLWICMEYCGGGSLQDIYHVTGPLTESQIAYVTRETLQGLYYLHNKGKMHRDIKGANILLTDNGYVKLADFGVSAQITATLAKRKSFIGTPYWMAPEVAAVERKGGYNHLCDIWAVGITAIELAELQPPMFDLHPMRALFLMTKSNFQPPKLKDKVKWTNNFHNFVKLALTKNPKKRPPADKLLQHPFVSQPLSRILAIELLDKANNPDHSSFTDLDDDDPEPEFKYRGLFLPVSPLSRRVLRFAARRKPPVSVPHRIRSTSRTSREGKTLSEINFGQVEFDPPITTETKPHHEPDLQMDYGQGSPKGSIMGGNKSLLKSVEEELQQSTKNSTMRPKVPPPLPPKPKPSPGPHQSPSGDHDGNQGTIKRCPGPESPARSSTNVPPRPPPPRLPATKLSSLGNGISPSEHSPSTERQSTMPPAVPIPKDKKDFLKPISNGLPPTPKVHMGACFSKVFNGCPLKIHCATSWINPDTRDQYLIFGAEEGIYTLNLNELHETSMEQLFPRRCTWLYVMSNSLLSISGKACHLYSHSLSGLFEHARQMQKLPVAIPTHRFPDKMIPRKFSVSNKIPETKGCQKCCVVRNPYTGHKYLCGAFQSSVVLFEWVESMQKFMLVKSIDFPLPCPLEVFEMLVVPEHQYPLICIAVSKGMELNQVVRFETLNPNSTSNWFDSDTPQSCVMHVTQLERDTILVCLDRCIKIVNLQGRLKSSRKLSAELTFNFQIESIVCLQDSVLAFWRHGMQGRSFKSNEITQEISDNSRIFRLLGSDRVVVLESRPTDNPTAQSNLYILAGHENSY, via the exons GAGAGATAAATTATGGATATGTATGGAATACTGTGGGGGAGGCTCATTGCAAGACATATATCACG TTACTGGGCCGCTAACAGAATCACAGATAGCATATGTAACAAGAGAAACCCTTCAG GGTTTATATTACCTACACAACAAAGGAAAGATGCATCGAGACATAAAG ggTGCCAATATTTTATTGACGGACAATGGTTATGTCAAGCTAG CTGATTTTGGTGTATCTGCACAGATCACAGCCACACTAGCTAAAAGAAAATCCTTCATTGGGACTCCTTATTG GATGGCCCCAGAAGTGGCCGCTGTGGAGAGGAAAGGAGGCTACAATCATCTGTGTGACATCTGGGCTGTGGGCATCACTGCTATTGAACTAGCTGAACTGCAACCTCCCATGTTTGATCTTCATCCAATGAG AGCTCTGTTTTTGATGACGAAAAGCAACTTTCAACCTCCCAAATTAAAAGACAAAGTTAAATG GACCAATAATTTCCACAATTTTGTGAAATTGGCGTTGACGAAAAATCCAAAGAAACGGCCACCAGCTGACAAGTTATTGCAG CATCCCTTTGTGTCCCAACCGTTGAGTCGTATTTTGGCGATTGAGCTGCTGGATAAAGCGAACAACCCCGACCACTCGTCCTTCACAGACCTGGATGATGACGACCCCGAGCCAGAG TTTAAATACAGGGGGTTGTTTTTACCAGTCTCTCCTCTCTCCCGGCGAGTCCTTCGCTTTGCAGCTCGCAGAAAG cccccAGTGTCTGTTCCACATCGGATTCGCTCAACAAGCCGTACCAGTAGGGAGGGGAAGACTCTGTCAGAGATTAACT TCGGTCAGGTGGAGTTTGACCCTCCTATAACAACAGAGACGAAACCGCATCATGAACCG gatttaCAGATGGATTATGGGCAAGGATCCCCTAAAGGCTCCATCATGGGAGGAAATAA GAGCCTCTTGAAATCTGTTGAAGAGGAGCTGCAACAGAG CACGAAAAACTCTACCATGAGGCCTAAGGTCCCCCCACCGCTTCCTCCCAAG CCAAAGCCCAGTCCTGGACCTCATCAAAGCCCATCTGGTGATCATGACGGTAACCAGGGCACAATAAAGCGCTGCCCGGGGCCTGAAAGCCCGGCTCGATCATCCACCAACGTACCCCCTCGACCTCCGCCTCCTCGACTGCCTGCAACCAAGCTCAGCAGTTTAG GCAATGGAATTAGCCCATCTGAACATTCGCCCTCAACGGAGAGACAGTCCACAATGCCCCCTGCTGTTCCTATACCAAAGGACAAGAAAGATTTTCTA AAGCCCATCAGCAATGGTCTCCCTCCAACTCCAAAAGTTCAT ATGGGAGCATGTTTCTCTAAAGTCTTTAATGGCTGTCCATTAAAAATACACTGCGCTACCTCATGGATCAATCCAGACACACGAG ACCAGTATCTGATATTTGGAGCAGAGGAAGGTATCTACACCTTAAACCTTAATGAGCTGCACGAGACGTCCATGGAGCAG CTTTTCCCCAGGAGATGTACTTGGCTGTATGTCATGAGCAACAGCCTGCTATCAATATCCG GAAAAGCATGTCATCTTTACTCTCACAGTCTGTCTGGCCTGTTTGAGCATGCTCGACAAATGCAGAAACTCCCTGTTGCCATACCAACACACAGATTTCCTGACAAAATGATCCCCAG gAAATTCTCAGTGTCCAATAAGATCCCTGAAACAAAAGGGTGTCAGAAGTGCTGTGTAG TGAGGAATCCTTATACCGGTCACAAGTACCTGTGCGGTGCCTTTCAGTCCAGTGTTGTCCTTTTTGAGTGGGTGGAGTCCATGCAGAAATTCATGTTGGTCAAG AGCATAGACTTCCCCCTGCCGTGTCCGCTGGAGGTGTTTGAGATGCTGGTGGTTCCAGAGCATCAGTATCCtctcatctgcatagctgtgagcAAAGGGATGGAGCTTAATCAGGTGGTGCGGTTTGAGACACTCAATCCCAACTCTACCTCCAACTGGTTCGACTCTG ATACCCCTCAGAGTTGTGTGATGCATGTGACCCAGCTGGAGAGAGATACAATTTTAGTCTGCTTGGATC GGTGCATTAAGATTGTGAATTTGCAAGGTCGGTTAAAGTCCAGTCGAAAACTCTCAGCAGAACTGACTTTTAACTTCCAGATTGAATCAATAG TTTGCCTTCAAGACAGTGTGTTGGCCTTCTGGAGACATGGCATGCAAGGACGCAGCTTCAAGTCCAATGAG ATTACACAGGAGATTTCTGACAACTCAAGGATATTTAGACTGCTGGGTTCAGACAG AGTGGTGGTTTTGGAGAGCCGGCCAACAGACAATCCAACAGCACAGAGCAATCTCTACATCCTCGCAGGCCACGAAAACAGCTACTGA
- the map4k3a gene encoding mitogen-activated protein kinase kinase kinase kinase 3 isoform X5, producing the protein MNSSFDLSRRNPQEDFELIQRIGSGTYGDVYKARNVTTGELAAIKVIKLEPGEDFAVVQQEIIMMKDCKHSNIVAYFGSYLRRDKLWICMEYCGGGSLQDIYHVTGPLTESQIAYVTRETLQGLYYLHNKGKMHRDIKGANILLTDNGYVKLADFGVSAQITATLAKRKSFIGTPYWMAPEVAAVERKGGYNHLCDIWAVGITAIELAELQPPMFDLHPMRALFLMTKSNFQPPKLKDKVKWTNNFHNFVKLALTKNPKKRPPADKLLQHPFVSQPLSRILAIELLDKANNPDHSSFTDLDDDDPEPEFKYRGLFLPVSPLSRRVLRFAARRKPPVSVPHRIRSTSRTSREGKTLSEINFGQVEFDPPITTETKPHHEPPDTDDFLDCAEEIYYTARSNLDLQMDYGQGSPKGSIMGGNKSLLKSVEEELQQSTKNSTMRPKVPPPLPPKPKPSPGPHQSPSGDHDGNQGTIKRCPGPESPARSSTNVPPRPPPPRLPATKLSSLGNGISPSEHSPSTERQSTMPPAVPIPKDKKDFLKPISNGLPPTPKVHMGACFSKVFNGCPLKIHCATSWINPDTRDQYLIFGAEEGIYTLNLNELHETSMEQLFPRRCTWLYVMSNSLLSISGKACHLYSHSLSGLFEHARQMQKLPVAIPTHRFPDKMIPRKFSVSNKIPETKGCQKCCVVRNPYTGHKYLCGAFQSSVVLFEWVESMQKFMLVKSIDFPLPCPLEVFEMLVVPEHQYPLICIAVSKGMELNQVVRFETLNPNSTSNWFDSDTPQSCVMHVTQLERDTILVCLDRCIKIVNLQGRLKSSRKLSAELTFNFQIESIVCLQDSVLAFWRHGMQGRSFKSNEITQEISDNSRIFRLLGSDRVVVLESRPTDNPTAQSNLYILAGHENSY; encoded by the exons GAGAGATAAATTATGGATATGTATGGAATACTGTGGGGGAGGCTCATTGCAAGACATATATCACG TTACTGGGCCGCTAACAGAATCACAGATAGCATATGTAACAAGAGAAACCCTTCAG GGTTTATATTACCTACACAACAAAGGAAAGATGCATCGAGACATAAAG ggTGCCAATATTTTATTGACGGACAATGGTTATGTCAAGCTAG CTGATTTTGGTGTATCTGCACAGATCACAGCCACACTAGCTAAAAGAAAATCCTTCATTGGGACTCCTTATTG GATGGCCCCAGAAGTGGCCGCTGTGGAGAGGAAAGGAGGCTACAATCATCTGTGTGACATCTGGGCTGTGGGCATCACTGCTATTGAACTAGCTGAACTGCAACCTCCCATGTTTGATCTTCATCCAATGAG AGCTCTGTTTTTGATGACGAAAAGCAACTTTCAACCTCCCAAATTAAAAGACAAAGTTAAATG GACCAATAATTTCCACAATTTTGTGAAATTGGCGTTGACGAAAAATCCAAAGAAACGGCCACCAGCTGACAAGTTATTGCAG CATCCCTTTGTGTCCCAACCGTTGAGTCGTATTTTGGCGATTGAGCTGCTGGATAAAGCGAACAACCCCGACCACTCGTCCTTCACAGACCTGGATGATGACGACCCCGAGCCAGAG TTTAAATACAGGGGGTTGTTTTTACCAGTCTCTCCTCTCTCCCGGCGAGTCCTTCGCTTTGCAGCTCGCAGAAAG cccccAGTGTCTGTTCCACATCGGATTCGCTCAACAAGCCGTACCAGTAGGGAGGGGAAGACTCTGTCAGAGATTAACT TCGGTCAGGTGGAGTTTGACCCTCCTATAACAACAGAGACGAAACCGCATCATGAACCG CCCGACACTGACGATTTTTTGGACTGTGCCGAAGAAATATACTACACTGCAAGATCTAATCtg gatttaCAGATGGATTATGGGCAAGGATCCCCTAAAGGCTCCATCATGGGAGGAAATAA GAGCCTCTTGAAATCTGTTGAAGAGGAGCTGCAACAGAG CACGAAAAACTCTACCATGAGGCCTAAGGTCCCCCCACCGCTTCCTCCCAAG CCAAAGCCCAGTCCTGGACCTCATCAAAGCCCATCTGGTGATCATGACGGTAACCAGGGCACAATAAAGCGCTGCCCGGGGCCTGAAAGCCCGGCTCGATCATCCACCAACGTACCCCCTCGACCTCCGCCTCCTCGACTGCCTGCAACCAAGCTCAGCAGTTTAG GCAATGGAATTAGCCCATCTGAACATTCGCCCTCAACGGAGAGACAGTCCACAATGCCCCCTGCTGTTCCTATACCAAAGGACAAGAAAGATTTTCTA AAGCCCATCAGCAATGGTCTCCCTCCAACTCCAAAAGTTCAT ATGGGAGCATGTTTCTCTAAAGTCTTTAATGGCTGTCCATTAAAAATACACTGCGCTACCTCATGGATCAATCCAGACACACGAG ACCAGTATCTGATATTTGGAGCAGAGGAAGGTATCTACACCTTAAACCTTAATGAGCTGCACGAGACGTCCATGGAGCAG CTTTTCCCCAGGAGATGTACTTGGCTGTATGTCATGAGCAACAGCCTGCTATCAATATCCG GAAAAGCATGTCATCTTTACTCTCACAGTCTGTCTGGCCTGTTTGAGCATGCTCGACAAATGCAGAAACTCCCTGTTGCCATACCAACACACAGATTTCCTGACAAAATGATCCCCAG gAAATTCTCAGTGTCCAATAAGATCCCTGAAACAAAAGGGTGTCAGAAGTGCTGTGTAG TGAGGAATCCTTATACCGGTCACAAGTACCTGTGCGGTGCCTTTCAGTCCAGTGTTGTCCTTTTTGAGTGGGTGGAGTCCATGCAGAAATTCATGTTGGTCAAG AGCATAGACTTCCCCCTGCCGTGTCCGCTGGAGGTGTTTGAGATGCTGGTGGTTCCAGAGCATCAGTATCCtctcatctgcatagctgtgagcAAAGGGATGGAGCTTAATCAGGTGGTGCGGTTTGAGACACTCAATCCCAACTCTACCTCCAACTGGTTCGACTCTG ATACCCCTCAGAGTTGTGTGATGCATGTGACCCAGCTGGAGAGAGATACAATTTTAGTCTGCTTGGATC GGTGCATTAAGATTGTGAATTTGCAAGGTCGGTTAAAGTCCAGTCGAAAACTCTCAGCAGAACTGACTTTTAACTTCCAGATTGAATCAATAG TTTGCCTTCAAGACAGTGTGTTGGCCTTCTGGAGACATGGCATGCAAGGACGCAGCTTCAAGTCCAATGAG ATTACACAGGAGATTTCTGACAACTCAAGGATATTTAGACTGCTGGGTTCAGACAG AGTGGTGGTTTTGGAGAGCCGGCCAACAGACAATCCAACAGCACAGAGCAATCTCTACATCCTCGCAGGCCACGAAAACAGCTACTGA
- the map4k3a gene encoding mitogen-activated protein kinase kinase kinase kinase 3 isoform X3 produces the protein MNSSFDLSRRNPQEDFELIQRIGSGTYGDVYKARNVTTGELAAIKVIKLEPGEDFAVVQQEIIMMKDCKHSNIVAYFGSYLRRDKLWICMEYCGGGSLQDIYHVTGPLTESQIAYVTRETLQGLYYLHNKGKMHRDIKGANILLTDNGYVKLADFGVSAQITATLAKRKSFIGTPYWMAPEVAAVERKGGYNHLCDIWAVGITAIELAELQPPMFDLHPMRALFLMTKSNFQPPKLKDKVKWTNNFHNFVKLALTKNPKKRPPADKLLQHPFVSQPLSRILAIELLDKANNPDHSSFTDLDDDDPEPEFKYRGLFLPVSPLSRRVLRFAARRKPPVSVPHRIRSTSRTSREGKTLSEINFGQVEFDPPITTETKPHHEPPDTDDFLDCAEEIYYTARSNLDLQMDYGQGSPKGSIMGGNKSLLKSVEEELQQRGHEAHLEDDDEVEDDGDDHDDELQHTKNSTMRPKVPPPLPPKPKPSPGPHQSPSGDHDGNQGTIKRCPGPESPARSSTNVPPRPPPPRLPATKLSSLGNGISPSEHSPSTERQSTMPPAVPIPKDKKDFLPISNGLPPTPKVHMGACFSKVFNGCPLKIHCATSWINPDTRDQYLIFGAEEGIYTLNLNELHETSMEQLFPRRCTWLYVMSNSLLSISGKACHLYSHSLSGLFEHARQMQKLPVAIPTHRFPDKMIPRKFSVSNKIPETKGCQKCCVVRNPYTGHKYLCGAFQSSVVLFEWVESMQKFMLVKSIDFPLPCPLEVFEMLVVPEHQYPLICIAVSKGMELNQVVRFETLNPNSTSNWFDSDTPQSCVMHVTQLERDTILVCLDRCIKIVNLQGRLKSSRKLSAELTFNFQIESIVCLQDSVLAFWRHGMQGRSFKSNEITQEISDNSRIFRLLGSDRVVVLESRPTDNPTAQSNLYILAGHENSY, from the exons GAGAGATAAATTATGGATATGTATGGAATACTGTGGGGGAGGCTCATTGCAAGACATATATCACG TTACTGGGCCGCTAACAGAATCACAGATAGCATATGTAACAAGAGAAACCCTTCAG GGTTTATATTACCTACACAACAAAGGAAAGATGCATCGAGACATAAAG ggTGCCAATATTTTATTGACGGACAATGGTTATGTCAAGCTAG CTGATTTTGGTGTATCTGCACAGATCACAGCCACACTAGCTAAAAGAAAATCCTTCATTGGGACTCCTTATTG GATGGCCCCAGAAGTGGCCGCTGTGGAGAGGAAAGGAGGCTACAATCATCTGTGTGACATCTGGGCTGTGGGCATCACTGCTATTGAACTAGCTGAACTGCAACCTCCCATGTTTGATCTTCATCCAATGAG AGCTCTGTTTTTGATGACGAAAAGCAACTTTCAACCTCCCAAATTAAAAGACAAAGTTAAATG GACCAATAATTTCCACAATTTTGTGAAATTGGCGTTGACGAAAAATCCAAAGAAACGGCCACCAGCTGACAAGTTATTGCAG CATCCCTTTGTGTCCCAACCGTTGAGTCGTATTTTGGCGATTGAGCTGCTGGATAAAGCGAACAACCCCGACCACTCGTCCTTCACAGACCTGGATGATGACGACCCCGAGCCAGAG TTTAAATACAGGGGGTTGTTTTTACCAGTCTCTCCTCTCTCCCGGCGAGTCCTTCGCTTTGCAGCTCGCAGAAAG cccccAGTGTCTGTTCCACATCGGATTCGCTCAACAAGCCGTACCAGTAGGGAGGGGAAGACTCTGTCAGAGATTAACT TCGGTCAGGTGGAGTTTGACCCTCCTATAACAACAGAGACGAAACCGCATCATGAACCG CCCGACACTGACGATTTTTTGGACTGTGCCGAAGAAATATACTACACTGCAAGATCTAATCtg gatttaCAGATGGATTATGGGCAAGGATCCCCTAAAGGCTCCATCATGGGAGGAAATAA GAGCCTCTTGAAATCTGTTGAAGAGGAGCTGCAACAGAG GGGGCATGAGGCTCATTTGGAGGATGATGATGAGGTTGAAGATGATGGTGATGATCATGATGATGAATTGCAACA CACGAAAAACTCTACCATGAGGCCTAAGGTCCCCCCACCGCTTCCTCCCAAG CCAAAGCCCAGTCCTGGACCTCATCAAAGCCCATCTGGTGATCATGACGGTAACCAGGGCACAATAAAGCGCTGCCCGGGGCCTGAAAGCCCGGCTCGATCATCCACCAACGTACCCCCTCGACCTCCGCCTCCTCGACTGCCTGCAACCAAGCTCAGCAGTTTAG GCAATGGAATTAGCCCATCTGAACATTCGCCCTCAACGGAGAGACAGTCCACAATGCCCCCTGCTGTTCCTATACCAAAGGACAAGAAAGATTTTCTA CCCATCAGCAATGGTCTCCCTCCAACTCCAAAAGTTCAT ATGGGAGCATGTTTCTCTAAAGTCTTTAATGGCTGTCCATTAAAAATACACTGCGCTACCTCATGGATCAATCCAGACACACGAG ACCAGTATCTGATATTTGGAGCAGAGGAAGGTATCTACACCTTAAACCTTAATGAGCTGCACGAGACGTCCATGGAGCAG CTTTTCCCCAGGAGATGTACTTGGCTGTATGTCATGAGCAACAGCCTGCTATCAATATCCG GAAAAGCATGTCATCTTTACTCTCACAGTCTGTCTGGCCTGTTTGAGCATGCTCGACAAATGCAGAAACTCCCTGTTGCCATACCAACACACAGATTTCCTGACAAAATGATCCCCAG gAAATTCTCAGTGTCCAATAAGATCCCTGAAACAAAAGGGTGTCAGAAGTGCTGTGTAG TGAGGAATCCTTATACCGGTCACAAGTACCTGTGCGGTGCCTTTCAGTCCAGTGTTGTCCTTTTTGAGTGGGTGGAGTCCATGCAGAAATTCATGTTGGTCAAG AGCATAGACTTCCCCCTGCCGTGTCCGCTGGAGGTGTTTGAGATGCTGGTGGTTCCAGAGCATCAGTATCCtctcatctgcatagctgtgagcAAAGGGATGGAGCTTAATCAGGTGGTGCGGTTTGAGACACTCAATCCCAACTCTACCTCCAACTGGTTCGACTCTG ATACCCCTCAGAGTTGTGTGATGCATGTGACCCAGCTGGAGAGAGATACAATTTTAGTCTGCTTGGATC GGTGCATTAAGATTGTGAATTTGCAAGGTCGGTTAAAGTCCAGTCGAAAACTCTCAGCAGAACTGACTTTTAACTTCCAGATTGAATCAATAG TTTGCCTTCAAGACAGTGTGTTGGCCTTCTGGAGACATGGCATGCAAGGACGCAGCTTCAAGTCCAATGAG ATTACACAGGAGATTTCTGACAACTCAAGGATATTTAGACTGCTGGGTTCAGACAG AGTGGTGGTTTTGGAGAGCCGGCCAACAGACAATCCAACAGCACAGAGCAATCTCTACATCCTCGCAGGCCACGAAAACAGCTACTGA